The following proteins are encoded in a genomic region of Glycine soja cultivar W05 chromosome 17, ASM419377v2, whole genome shotgun sequence:
- the LOC114391639 gene encoding mucin-7-like produces MESRKRARTEDIPLSSTPAPPSVTVGQEPKAQLPLVRPNKAAPPEPTPVQVNTEPSDPQSLVVNPPSSPELEAVPPSPPLIVISDASSYEAAAPPDSPVAETADPSVSPIGGIADLSDSSSGEAIALTDSPV; encoded by the exons ATGGAATCAAGAAAAAGAGCTAGAACAGAAGACATCCCTTTGTCATCCACTCCAGCTCCTCCGTCAGTAACTGTAGGACAGGAG CCTAAAGCTCAACTTCCATTGGTGAGACCCAACAAGGCTGCTCCGCCTGAGCCCACACCTGTGCAGGTCAATACAGAGCCATCTGACCCACAATCTCTAGTGGTGAATCCACCTTCTTCACCTGAGCTTGAAGCAGTTCCGCCATCTCCTCCTTTGATTGTCATTTCTGACGCATCATCATATGAAGCGGCTGCCCCTCCTGATTCACCAGTTGCAGAAACAGCTGACCCCTCTGTTTCCCCAATTGGAGGAATTGCTGATCTTTCTGATTCATCATCTGGAGAAGCTATTGCTCTCACCGATTCCCCAGTTTAA